The Alteromonas stellipolaris genome includes a region encoding these proteins:
- a CDS encoding SDR family NAD(P)-dependent oxidoreductase produces MSMTGKVAIVAGGGRDIGAACAVELAARGANIVITYQASADRAKDTVERIVAAGGNAIAIHADLTQKADVYNTVETTLSTYGAIDCLVHVSGGLVERKKIVEMDLAHWHKVLDVNLTSLFLMVQGVIPHMKPGSSIVTFSSQAARDGGGGGAIPYATSKGAVSTFTRGLAKELGPDIRVNSVCPGMISTGFHDTFTPDNVRSNVAGATCIKREGTSEEVAKLVAFLACDDASYMTGNNVDINGGLLFS; encoded by the coding sequence ATGTCGATGACAGGTAAAGTTGCAATTGTAGCGGGTGGTGGCAGAGATATTGGTGCTGCTTGTGCAGTAGAGCTTGCTGCTCGTGGTGCTAATATTGTTATTACGTATCAGGCAAGTGCCGACAGGGCGAAAGACACTGTTGAGCGGATAGTCGCTGCGGGAGGAAATGCCATTGCTATTCATGCCGACCTCACTCAAAAAGCTGATGTTTATAATACGGTTGAAACCACATTGTCGACTTATGGGGCAATAGACTGCCTAGTCCACGTATCGGGGGGGTTGGTAGAACGTAAAAAGATAGTAGAAATGGACTTAGCACATTGGCATAAAGTACTCGACGTAAACTTAACGTCCTTGTTCCTTATGGTGCAAGGGGTTATCCCCCACATGAAACCGGGTAGTTCAATTGTTACCTTCTCGTCACAAGCCGCAAGAGATGGCGGTGGCGGTGGCGCTATCCCATACGCAACATCTAAAGGTGCTGTCTCTACTTTCACAAGAGGCTTAGCGAAAGAGCTAGGGCCAGATATCCGCGTGAATTCAGTTTGCCCAGGTATGATATCCACCGGATTTCATGACACCTTCACTCCAGACAATGTACGTTCAAATGTAGCAGGAGCCACCTGTATTAAGCGAGAAGGTACATCTGAAGAAGTCGCTAAGCTGGTGGCATTCTTGGCGTGTGATGATGCGTCTTATATGACCGGCAATAATGTGGATATTAATGGTGGTTTACTTTTCTCCTAG
- a CDS encoding NAD(P)-dependent oxidoreductase translates to MSKPVIGFIGLGLMGGNMVENLQKKGYELNVMDLNKDAVAACVARGASAVSSAKELAEASDIVMLCLTTSAIVEKVMYAEDGILAGMKEGSVLVDFGTSIPASTRKIGADLAEKGVGMIDAPLGRTPAHAKDGLLNIMAAGDIETFNKVKPVLEDQGENVFHLGALGAGHTTKLINNFMGMTTVCAMSQAFAVADLAGVDRQQLFDIMSTGPSSSPFMQFCKNYAVDDVSDLGFSIANANKDLGYFLQMVEDLGTQSKIAEGSSSNLQAAFDAGMGNGNVPEIFDYFLKLKK, encoded by the coding sequence ATGTCAAAACCTGTCATCGGTTTCATCGGTCTAGGCCTTATGGGCGGCAATATGGTCGAAAATTTACAAAAGAAAGGCTACGAGCTTAATGTAATGGACCTTAACAAAGATGCGGTAGCAGCATGTGTTGCAAGAGGTGCTAGTGCAGTTTCTTCAGCTAAGGAACTAGCTGAAGCATCAGATATCGTTATGCTTTGTTTAACTACTTCAGCCATTGTCGAAAAAGTAATGTATGCAGAAGACGGCATTCTTGCAGGCATGAAAGAAGGCTCTGTATTGGTAGACTTTGGTACTTCAATTCCTGCATCTACTCGCAAGATTGGTGCTGACCTAGCAGAGAAAGGCGTTGGTATGATTGATGCACCTCTTGGTCGTACACCAGCTCACGCTAAAGATGGTTTACTTAATATTATGGCTGCGGGCGATATCGAAACCTTCAACAAGGTTAAGCCTGTACTAGAAGACCAAGGCGAGAACGTTTTCCACCTTGGCGCATTAGGCGCTGGTCATACAACTAAGTTAATCAATAACTTCATGGGTATGACAACAGTATGTGCAATGTCTCAAGCATTTGCTGTAGCTGACTTAGCTGGTGTAGATCGCCAACAACTTTTCGATATTATGTCGACCGGCCCATCTAGCTCACCATTCATGCAGTTCTGTAAGAACTATGCGGTTGATGATGTAAGTGATCTAGGTTTCTCAATCGCAAATGCGAATAAAGATCTTGGCTATTTCTTACAAATGGTAGAAGACTTAGGAACACAGTCTAAAATTGCAGAAGGTTCATCTTCTAACTTGCAGGCTGCGTTTGACGCTGGCATGGGTAACGGAAACGTACCAGAGATTTTTGATTACTTTCTAAAATTAAAAAAGTAG
- a CDS encoding cupin domain-containing protein, whose translation MQKQSALFLSGNETEIEDIGGGLKRQMLGYNEELMMVKVFFDKGAEGYVHAHRHSQVTYVIEGEFHFSINGEVKVMKPGDSCLIPPHADHGAVCPTGGILIDTFSPPREDFLEE comes from the coding sequence ATGCAAAAGCAAAGCGCACTTTTTTTATCAGGCAACGAAACTGAAATAGAAGATATCGGCGGCGGGCTAAAACGCCAAATGCTTGGGTATAACGAAGAATTAATGATGGTTAAAGTCTTTTTTGACAAAGGCGCAGAAGGGTACGTGCACGCACACAGACACTCTCAAGTTACTTACGTTATCGAAGGTGAATTCCATTTTAGTATTAACGGCGAAGTAAAAGTAATGAAGCCGGGTGATAGTTGTCTTATTCCACCGCATGCAGACCATGGCGCAGTTTGTCCTACTGGCGGCATATTAATTGACACCTTTAGTCCTCCTCGCGAAGACTTTTTAGAGGAATAA